Proteins co-encoded in one Streptomyces sp. SLBN-31 genomic window:
- a CDS encoding nucleobase:cation symporter-2 family protein — protein MTSPAPVHPVDEVPPVRQLAAFGLQHVLAMYAGAVAVPLIVGGAMKLSPADLAYLITADLLVCGIATLVQCVGFWRFGVRLPIMQGCTFAAVSPMVLIGTTGGGLPAIYGSVIVAGLAIVLLAPVFGRLLRFFPPLVTGTVILIIGVSLLPVAGNWAAGGAGSKDFGEPKNLGLALFVLLVVLGVQRFAPVFLSRIAVLIGIAVGLAVAVSFGFTDFGGVTDADWLGISTPFHFGAPAFHASAIVSMLVVALVTMTETTGDLIAVGELTGRAVEPRSLADGLRADGLSTVLGGVFNTFPYTAYAQNVGLVGMTRVRSRWVVAAAGGILVLLGLLPKLGAVVAAIPAPVLGGAGLVMFGTVAASGLRTLAQVDFKDNHNLTVVAVSVAVGMLPVGVPTVYEQFPDWFRTVMNSGISAGCLTAIGLNLLFNHLPAKGASVPEAGGLPAGGGEQGVEQSREEVV, from the coding sequence ATGACCTCACCCGCCCCCGTCCATCCCGTCGACGAGGTCCCGCCCGTACGGCAGTTGGCCGCCTTCGGGCTGCAGCACGTGCTCGCGATGTACGCGGGCGCGGTGGCCGTCCCGCTGATCGTCGGCGGGGCCATGAAGCTGTCGCCGGCGGACCTGGCGTACCTGATCACCGCCGATCTGCTGGTGTGCGGCATCGCCACGCTCGTGCAGTGCGTGGGGTTCTGGCGGTTCGGCGTCCGGCTGCCGATCATGCAGGGCTGTACGTTCGCCGCGGTGTCGCCGATGGTGCTCATCGGGACGACCGGTGGCGGTCTGCCCGCGATCTACGGGTCGGTGATCGTCGCAGGACTCGCGATCGTGCTCCTGGCGCCGGTGTTCGGGCGGCTGCTGCGCTTCTTCCCGCCGCTGGTGACCGGCACCGTGATCCTGATCATCGGGGTGTCACTGCTGCCCGTGGCGGGCAACTGGGCCGCGGGCGGCGCCGGTTCGAAGGACTTCGGCGAGCCGAAGAACCTCGGCCTGGCCCTGTTCGTGCTGCTGGTGGTGCTCGGCGTCCAGCGGTTCGCGCCCGTTTTCCTGAGCCGCATCGCGGTGCTGATCGGCATCGCGGTGGGGCTGGCGGTGGCGGTCTCGTTCGGCTTCACGGACTTCGGCGGCGTCACCGACGCGGACTGGCTGGGCATCAGCACGCCGTTCCACTTCGGCGCGCCCGCCTTCCACGCCTCGGCGATTGTCTCGATGCTGGTGGTGGCGCTGGTGACGATGACCGAGACCACCGGTGACCTGATCGCCGTCGGCGAGCTCACCGGGCGCGCGGTCGAGCCGCGCTCGCTGGCGGACGGGCTGCGCGCCGACGGCCTGTCGACCGTGCTGGGCGGGGTCTTCAACACCTTCCCGTACACGGCGTACGCGCAGAACGTGGGCCTCGTCGGGATGACCCGGGTGCGCAGCCGCTGGGTGGTGGCCGCCGCGGGCGGCATCCTCGTGCTGCTCGGCCTGCTGCCCAAGCTGGGCGCGGTGGTCGCGGCGATACCGGCGCCGGTGCTGGGCGGCGCGGGGCTGGTGATGTTCGGGACGGTGGCCGCGAGCGGCCTGCGCACCCTCGCGCAGGTGGACTTCAAGGACAACCACAACCTCACGGTCGTAGCGGTGTCGGTGGCCGTGGGCATGCTCCCGGTCGGCGTACCGACGGTCTACGAGCAGTTCCCCGACTGGTTCCGGACCGTGATGAACAGCGGCATCAGCGCGGGCTGTCTGACGGCGATCGGGCTGAACCTGCTGTTCAACCACCTTCCAGCGAAGGGGGCTTCAGTCCCCGAGGCGGGCGGCCTGCCGGCCGGCGGCGGCGAGCAGGGCGTCGAGCAGTCCCGGGAAGAGGTCGTCTAG
- a CDS encoding DUF5134 domain-containing protein encodes MHGPASPGWLLVALCTTTGAYCLLRMRSRVEEQRRSAGGEALMGFGMAAMAVPAAAVGQPSWAWPGYAVLFGSAALRALWAARRDPHHLHHLVGASAMVYMAVVMAASPGHHTGHGGPAGVPLLTGALLLYFTGYVLVSGVRLIPVAAGGGTVGWGDRPELARACRLSMGIAMVAMLITL; translated from the coding sequence GTGCACGGACCGGCTTCGCCCGGCTGGCTGCTGGTCGCGCTGTGTACGACGACCGGGGCCTACTGTCTGCTGCGGATGCGCAGCAGAGTCGAGGAACAGCGCCGCTCCGCGGGCGGCGAGGCGCTGATGGGCTTCGGAATGGCCGCGATGGCCGTACCGGCGGCGGCGGTCGGCCAGCCGTCGTGGGCCTGGCCCGGTTACGCGGTCCTGTTCGGGTCCGCCGCGCTGCGCGCCCTGTGGGCGGCGCGGCGGGACCCGCACCATCTGCACCACCTGGTCGGCGCCTCGGCGATGGTCTACATGGCGGTGGTGATGGCCGCCTCTCCGGGCCACCACACCGGGCACGGCGGGCCGGCCGGGGTGCCACTGCTCACGGGTGCGCTGCTGCTCTACTTCACCGGCTACGTCCTGGTGTCCGGCGTCCGGCTGATACCCGTGGCCGCGGGCGGCGGGACCGTGGGATGGGGGGACCGGCCGGAGCTGGCGAGGGCGTGCCGGCTGTCGATGGGCATCGCGATGGTGGCGATGCTGATCACGCTCTGA
- a CDS encoding NADH:flavin oxidoreductase/NADH oxidase, which produces MSALFQPFTLRDVTIPNRVWMAPMCQYSADPEGPGTGAPNDWHFTHLAARAAGGTGLILTEATAVSPEGRISPYDLGIWNDAQVEAFRRITRFLASQGTVPGIQLAHAGRKASTDRTWKGGGPVGPEAYGWQPLAPSAVAFDDRHVVPTELSVEQIQEIVGQFADAARRALAAGFEVAEIHGAHGYLINEFLSPHSNHRTDAYGGSYDNRTRFALEVVDAVREVWPEDKPLFFRISATDWLQDGGWTADDTVRFAADLRAHGIDLLDVSTGGNASGVRIPVRPGYQVPFAARVKAETALPVAAVGLITDAEQAEKILANDEADAVLLGRELLRNPSWARHAAREQGGDVHVPDQYHRSV; this is translated from the coding sequence ATGAGCGCCCTCTTCCAGCCCTTCACCCTGCGTGACGTGACCATTCCGAACCGGGTGTGGATGGCCCCGATGTGCCAGTACTCGGCCGACCCCGAGGGCCCCGGGACCGGCGCGCCGAACGACTGGCACTTCACCCACCTCGCGGCCCGCGCGGCCGGGGGCACGGGCCTGATCCTCACCGAGGCCACGGCCGTGTCGCCCGAGGGCCGCATCTCCCCGTACGACCTGGGCATCTGGAACGACGCGCAGGTCGAGGCGTTCCGGCGGATCACCCGCTTCCTCGCCTCCCAGGGCACGGTGCCCGGCATCCAGCTCGCCCACGCCGGCCGCAAGGCCTCGACCGACCGGACGTGGAAGGGTGGCGGACCGGTGGGTCCGGAGGCGTACGGCTGGCAGCCGCTCGCGCCGAGCGCGGTCGCGTTCGACGACCGGCACGTGGTGCCGACCGAGCTGTCGGTGGAGCAGATCCAGGAGATCGTCGGCCAGTTCGCCGACGCCGCCCGCCGCGCCCTCGCCGCCGGTTTCGAGGTCGCCGAGATCCACGGCGCCCACGGCTACCTGATCAACGAGTTCCTCTCGCCCCACTCCAACCACCGCACCGACGCCTACGGCGGCTCCTACGACAACCGCACCCGTTTCGCCCTCGAGGTCGTGGACGCCGTTCGGGAGGTGTGGCCCGAGGACAAGCCGCTGTTCTTCCGGATCTCGGCGACCGACTGGCTTCAGGACGGCGGCTGGACGGCCGACGACACCGTCCGGTTCGCCGCGGACCTCCGGGCCCACGGCATCGACCTGCTGGACGTCTCCACCGGTGGCAACGCCTCCGGTGTGCGCATCCCGGTCCGTCCCGGCTACCAGGTGCCGTTCGCGGCCCGGGTGAAGGCCGAGACCGCCCTGCCCGTGGCCGCCGTCGGCCTCATCACCGACGCCGAACAGGCCGAGAAGATCCTGGCCAACGACGAGGCCGACGCCGTGCTGCTGGGCCGCGAGCTGCTGCGCAACCCCTCCTGGGCGCGGCACGCGGCGCGGGAGCAGGGCGGGGACGTGCACGTGCCGGACCAGTACCACCGGTCCGTGTAG
- a CDS encoding DUF2630 family protein has protein sequence MEQDERILARISEMVEDERRLRTSLASGEIDGETEQQRLGRLERELDQCWDLLRQRRAKAEFGENPDEASVRPSSQVEGYLE, from the coding sequence ATGGAACAGGACGAGCGGATCCTGGCCAGGATCTCGGAGATGGTCGAGGACGAGCGCAGGCTCCGCACCTCTCTCGCCTCCGGTGAGATCGACGGCGAGACGGAACAGCAGCGGCTCGGCCGGCTGGAGCGTGAACTCGACCAGTGCTGGGACCTGTTGCGCCAGCGGCGCGCCAAGGCGGAGTTCGGGGAGAACCCGGACGAGGCGAGTGTGCGTCCCTCCTCGCAGGTGGAGGGATATCTGGAGTAG
- a CDS encoding FAD-dependent oxidoreductase encodes MLHVAVVGSGPSGCYTAQNLVQADPEVLVDVLDRLPCPYGLVRYGVAPDHEKIKSLQNNLRSVLEHERVRFLGGVRVGPGGIPASRLRESYHAVVYCVGAATDRHLGIPGEDLPGSWSATQFVAWYSAHPDAADDGFVRDARSAVVIGVGNVAVDVTRMLARGAAELSTTDIPQAALGALAASRVTDIHMVGRRGPSQARFTTKELRELSGLPDTEVTVDPAELALDPAYADPSALPTARRRNVEVLRGWSSAPPRAGSAARTASRRIALRFFLRPVELLADKGRVGAVRFERTVCDGDGGVTGTGRYEEIEAQLVLRSVGYRGLPLEGLPFDAAHGTVPHLAGRVLRDGAVGPGEYVAGWIKRGPTGVIGTNRPDAKETATSLLEDAPVLLRRDVPGDPLAALRATGVEPVTWAGWQAIERAEAALGASLGRRVVKLADWESLLAAARTAAP; translated from the coding sequence GTGCTGCATGTCGCCGTGGTCGGCTCCGGGCCGAGCGGTTGCTACACCGCCCAGAATCTGGTCCAGGCGGACCCGGAGGTCCTCGTCGACGTCCTGGACCGCCTGCCGTGCCCGTACGGACTGGTGCGGTACGGGGTGGCACCGGACCACGAGAAGATCAAATCCCTGCAGAACAACCTCCGTTCGGTGCTGGAGCACGAGCGGGTGCGGTTCCTCGGTGGCGTCCGGGTCGGCCCGGGCGGGATACCGGCCTCACGGCTGCGCGAGTCGTACCACGCGGTGGTGTACTGCGTGGGCGCGGCCACCGACCGGCACCTGGGCATCCCGGGCGAGGACCTGCCGGGCAGCTGGTCGGCGACGCAGTTCGTGGCCTGGTACAGCGCCCATCCGGACGCCGCCGACGACGGGTTCGTACGCGACGCCCGCTCCGCCGTGGTCATCGGCGTCGGCAATGTGGCGGTGGACGTCACCCGGATGCTCGCCCGGGGCGCGGCCGAGCTGAGCACGACCGACATACCGCAGGCGGCCCTCGGCGCGCTGGCCGCCAGCCGGGTCACCGACATCCACATGGTGGGGCGGCGAGGGCCCTCGCAGGCCCGCTTCACCACCAAGGAGCTGCGCGAGCTGAGCGGTCTGCCGGACACCGAAGTCACCGTCGACCCCGCGGAGTTGGCACTGGACCCGGCCTACGCCGATCCGTCCGCGCTGCCGACGGCGCGGCGCCGCAACGTGGAGGTGCTGCGGGGCTGGTCGTCCGCCCCTCCACGCGCTGGATCGGCCGCCCGGACCGCGTCCCGCAGGATCGCCCTGCGGTTCTTCCTGCGTCCCGTCGAACTGCTCGCCGACAAAGGGCGGGTGGGCGCGGTGCGCTTCGAGCGGACCGTGTGCGACGGGGACGGCGGTGTCACGGGCACGGGGCGGTACGAGGAGATCGAGGCGCAGTTGGTGCTGCGCTCGGTGGGCTATCGGGGTCTGCCGCTGGAGGGGCTGCCGTTCGACGCGGCGCACGGCACCGTGCCGCATCTCGCCGGGCGGGTGCTGCGCGACGGTGCCGTCGGGCCCGGCGAATACGTGGCCGGCTGGATCAAGCGCGGCCCGACCGGCGTGATCGGCACCAACCGGCCGGACGCCAAGGAAACGGCGACCTCCCTGCTGGAGGACGCCCCCGTGCTGCTGCGCAGGGACGTGCCCGGCGACCCGCTCGCGGCGCTGCGGGCGACCGGTGTCGAGCCGGTGACGTGGGCCGGCTGGCAGGCGATCGAACGTGCCGAGGCGGCGCTCGGGGCCTCGCTGGGGCGGAGAGTGGTCAAGCTGGCCGACTGGGAGTCGCTGCTGGCGGCGGCGCGGACGGCGGCCCCGTAG
- a CDS encoding TetR/AcrR family transcriptional regulator, which yields MSPRSASVNEELRRRSRERLLQAAVEMVGEHGYEATTLGDIADRAGSARGLVSYYFPGKRQLVQSAVHRLMHRTLEEALEREPRTEDARERMARAIDAILGLARDRPVLMRQHMAGLLQAEGFMQCPEQQRLAELLRDTVARHGSRDAATDYPMLRSLLMGAVYAMVLPNVPMQLTTLRAELFARYRLDWEMGVPPDTGEASGGTQPSDLSRFFATGEGPDEGSEVSAGSK from the coding sequence ATGTCCCCGCGCAGCGCCTCGGTCAATGAAGAGTTGCGGAGACGTTCCCGGGAGCGGCTCCTGCAGGCGGCTGTCGAGATGGTCGGCGAGCACGGCTACGAGGCGACGACGCTCGGCGACATCGCGGACCGGGCCGGCTCGGCGCGCGGTCTGGTGTCGTACTACTTCCCGGGGAAGCGGCAGTTGGTGCAGTCGGCGGTGCACCGGCTGATGCACCGCACGCTGGAGGAGGCGCTGGAGCGCGAACCGCGCACCGAGGACGCGCGGGAGCGGATGGCGCGGGCCATCGACGCGATCCTCGGCCTGGCCCGGGACCGGCCGGTGTTGATGCGCCAGCACATGGCGGGGCTGCTGCAGGCCGAGGGGTTCATGCAGTGCCCGGAGCAGCAGCGGCTCGCCGAACTGCTGCGGGACACCGTCGCCCGGCACGGTTCGCGGGACGCGGCCACCGACTACCCCATGCTGCGCTCCCTGTTGATGGGCGCCGTCTACGCGATGGTGCTGCCGAACGTTCCGATGCAACTGACCACCCTGCGGGCCGAGTTGTTCGCGCGTTACCGGCTCGACTGGGAGATGGGCGTCCCGCCGGACACCGGGGAAGCGTCCGGCGGGACTCAACCGTCCGACCTGTCACGGTTCTTCGCCACGGGCGAGGGTCCGGACGAGGGATCGGAGGTCTCGGCCGGGTCGAAGTAG
- a CDS encoding phosphatase PAP2 family protein, giving the protein MHNTSVDSPPRPPDHRPAARAAGAAGVLAVCSALLLALVVAEWHPLMALDSDVARTTHRRAVDEPGLTHVCRILTDWVWDPWTMRLATALAVVWLVWRRSARWTAYWLAASVTLGSVLQQGLKAAVGRPRPVWPDPVDSARYAAFPSGHAMTATVVCGLLLWLVHHYGAGPALRRTALWPAVVSAVGVGLTRVWLGVHWPSDVLGGWLLGATLVAVAVAVHQRWGPERA; this is encoded by the coding sequence ATGCACAACACGTCCGTCGATTCCCCGCCCCGCCCGCCGGACCACCGCCCCGCTGCGCGCGCCGCGGGGGCGGCGGGTGTCCTGGCGGTGTGCTCGGCCCTCCTGCTCGCCCTGGTCGTGGCCGAGTGGCACCCGTTGATGGCCCTCGACAGTGACGTGGCCCGCACCACCCACCGCCGGGCCGTGGACGAACCCGGCCTCACCCACGTCTGCCGCATCCTGACCGACTGGGTCTGGGACCCCTGGACGATGCGCCTCGCGACCGCGCTCGCCGTGGTGTGGCTGGTGTGGCGGCGCTCGGCGCGGTGGACCGCGTACTGGCTGGCGGCCTCGGTCACCCTGGGTTCAGTGCTCCAGCAGGGGCTGAAGGCCGCGGTCGGCCGTCCGCGCCCCGTCTGGCCCGACCCCGTGGACTCGGCGCGCTACGCGGCCTTCCCCTCGGGTCACGCGATGACCGCCACCGTCGTCTGCGGGCTGCTGCTGTGGCTGGTCCACCACTACGGCGCGGGGCCCGCCCTGCGGCGAACGGCACTGTGGCCGGCGGTGGTCTCGGCGGTCGGTGTCGGCCTGACCCGCGTGTGGCTGGGCGTGCACTGGCCCTCGGACGTGCTGGGGGGCTGGCTGCTCGGGGCGACCCTGGTCGCCGTCGCCGTCGCCGTCCATCAGCGGTGGGGCCCCGAGCGCGCCTGA
- a CDS encoding HAD family hydrolase, with protein sequence MLAVLFDFSGTLFRIESTESWLRAVLQEAGTALPEQELLQAAKALEAAGALPGGAFPLQVPADLAELWRVRDASAELHRAAYTGLSRKVPLPDPALHDALYDRHMTPAAWAPYPDAAEVLYALCERGLGIGVVSNIGWDPRPVFEAHDLDRFVDTYVLSYEHGIQKPDPRLFALACEALEVEPREALMVGDSREADGGAAALGCRVHFVDHLPVAQRPGALRPVLDLVG encoded by the coding sequence ATGCTCGCCGTCCTCTTCGACTTCTCCGGCACCCTGTTCCGCATCGAGTCCACCGAGTCCTGGCTGCGCGCCGTGTTGCAAGAGGCCGGGACGGCGCTTCCGGAGCAGGAGTTGCTGCAAGCGGCGAAGGCCCTGGAGGCGGCGGGCGCTCTGCCGGGCGGGGCGTTCCCGCTCCAGGTGCCCGCGGACCTCGCCGAGCTGTGGCGGGTGCGGGACGCGAGCGCCGAGCTGCACCGGGCCGCCTACACCGGCCTCTCCCGTAAGGTGCCACTGCCCGACCCCGCCCTGCACGACGCGCTGTACGACCGGCACATGACGCCGGCCGCGTGGGCGCCGTACCCCGACGCCGCCGAGGTGCTGTACGCGCTGTGCGAGCGCGGGCTCGGCATCGGCGTGGTCAGCAACATCGGCTGGGACCCGCGGCCCGTCTTCGAGGCACACGACCTGGACCGGTTCGTGGACACGTATGTGCTGTCGTACGAGCACGGCATCCAGAAACCCGATCCGCGGCTGTTCGCCCTCGCCTGCGAGGCCCTCGAGGTCGAACCCCGCGAGGCGCTGATGGTGGGCGACAGCCGGGAGGCGGACGGCGGGGCGGCGGCTCTGGGATGCCGGGTGCACTTCGTGGACCATCTGCCCGTCGCGCAGCGGCCGGGCGCACTGCGTCCGGTGCTGGATTTGGTCGGCTGA
- a CDS encoding DUF6214 family protein, which yields MSVWPAWEVREGGDSTAWFQVRLAFTDGARVDALAVVGGGCVCLEDVRAQPALSLDDLAVLAEWIEEPLFEACGATGEPGAEGEGAGGGRRARPSWPRGIEGRWLVAQEYRAAQEEGVDPVLAVMCATGHSRRKSLRMISQAREAGFLTPRHARR from the coding sequence GTGTCCGTGTGGCCCGCGTGGGAAGTGCGGGAGGGCGGGGACAGTACGGCGTGGTTCCAGGTCCGGCTGGCGTTCACCGATGGCGCCCGGGTCGACGCGCTCGCCGTGGTCGGCGGGGGGTGTGTCTGCCTGGAGGACGTCCGGGCGCAGCCGGCGCTGTCCCTGGACGACCTCGCCGTGCTCGCCGAGTGGATCGAGGAGCCGCTCTTCGAGGCGTGCGGCGCCACCGGGGAGCCGGGCGCGGAGGGCGAGGGGGCCGGGGGCGGACGTCGGGCCCGGCCGTCCTGGCCGCGCGGGATCGAGGGGCGGTGGCTGGTGGCGCAGGAGTACCGCGCGGCCCAGGAGGAGGGCGTCGACCCTGTCCTCGCGGTGATGTGCGCGACCGGGCACAGCCGCCGCAAGTCACTGCGGATGATCTCGCAGGCGCGTGAAGCGGGTTTCCTGACTCCCCGTCACGCTCGGCGCTGA
- a CDS encoding helix-turn-helix transcriptional regulator — MSTAPATSSRDLPHPASEDIRLEAVLHALSDPMRLQIVRELAADDELTCSQFALPVTKSTTTHHFRVLREAGVIRQCYRGTAKMNGLRRDDLDDLFPGLLDALLAAAGRQAARLGD; from the coding sequence GTGAGTACCGCCCCCGCCACCAGCAGTCGCGACCTGCCGCACCCCGCGAGCGAGGACATCCGCCTGGAAGCCGTGCTGCACGCGCTCTCCGATCCGATGCGGCTGCAGATTGTGCGTGAGCTCGCCGCCGACGACGAGCTCACGTGTTCGCAGTTCGCGCTGCCGGTGACCAAGTCCACGACCACGCACCACTTCCGGGTGCTGCGCGAGGCCGGGGTGATCCGGCAGTGCTACCGGGGCACGGCCAAGATGAACGGCCTGCGCCGGGACGACCTAGACGACCTCTTCCCGGGACTGCTCGACGCCCTGCTCGCCGCCGCCGGCCGGCAGGCCGCCCGCCTCGGGGACTGA